From the genome of Mya arenaria isolate MELC-2E11 chromosome 5, ASM2691426v1:
TCGGTTGGACAGAGGCTGAATTGAATTGTATATCTTACTGTTACTCTTACTTCATCAGtatcatgattatttttattaaaattagcTAATAATTCAGCCACATAATCATCTGGTCAAAAATTCCAGAAACAACTGAGGATACCAGGTCAGAACCAAAAGGTGACGTCATTATGTTCAAGACACGTGCAACTGAACATGATGCAGAAATTCATTGAATAATCTTGCTATAAAAGTATAAGCCAAAATACGCACTAGCCTCTTTTGTCTGTACTGATTAATTATGTCATGAGTTTCTTTGATTTAtaagttttatacaaatgactTTCAGGATTTCTCTAAATCAACGATTTGTTTTTGCTCTTAAGTTTTGAGCGaccaaaaaagtaaatttagcGCTTGCCAAggctgttttgttttaacagcagtattttagtttcattgttttgttttcagttgaTCAACGAGTCCCGGTTGCGGAGATTTCTGCTAGCGTTTCAGCGCTTGTGGTTGTCGGGATATTTATCGTCATTGTCGTTATACTGAGAAAGAGGTTTGGAAATTGGTCGttgatatgtttaaactgaTTTCTTTAAGCTTAATTGTGACGAattcttattaattataaaatcattcTCAGATACGTTTTCTTGGTACAAAATTAATACTGGTATTCATTTGGAGAGGCCAATAGAAAGAACCTCTGGTGATGATGGAACttacaacctcttgggtgagagacgGAAACCTACTCCACTAGACCACGTTAACCCTCCTGGTCATTGCTTTCTTAAATGTTCAAAAGTATGATAATTTTTGTTAAGGAAAAAACATAGATAAGCCCAGCAGAGTAAATAGTACAATTCTCTTGTTGAAAGACACAAGTATGAGAACCAACGTTAAACTGACAATCAATGTGAGACACACGAGCGCCGTTTCAAAGATATAAAATTGTCGTTTATCAAGTGTTTCGAGATGTATTACAGTGATTGTGCAACACAACAGGTATTGGTACGCGTgaacttgttttttttgcagTACGTTATTAAGAAATGTGTAGAAAAGTGACTTATGCGAGTATCAATTAACCTACAAGCCGGCAGTGAAAATTCGCAAACGACTTTCAAACACAACTTCAGCTTttacatgtacgtgtagctttaTGTACAAATACACGTATACGTCGTTTATGCAACCACTCTAATATCTTAATGTCCAATTATATAAGTATACTCCTAATAGTATCTACATTTCGTTTGAACTCGACATTGTTTTCCATTTAGAGTTTTATTCAAAACGGTATGAACGAGTAATAcggttttctttgttttcggCGTTAATGTTTATCGAATAATGTTTGGTCTTTTTCCTGATACCTGCttgaattttaataattgaCGCCATTGCAgctaattatttaaaatgatcaaatgcTTATTTCTTACAAATCCTGATTTGATCTCGGAGTAAATAGAACAgaatttatttgtttcaggGAATGGCTACGTTGTTTTGATGATAGTAAAACAACTAAGGCAAACAAAGAATCTACAGTGGAGTACATAAATACAGATTTCACTGAGTCACAAACACGTGACCGTCCAAAGGCTTATCCAAATCAAGGTTATTCCATGACGGAGGAATTGCCCATTTCAACTGAAAACAAATCTTCAGGAAAAGCCCACATGATGTATGACTATGTGGGTGTTAACAAGGGGCCTGACGGTGGAAACAATCCACAGGACGTTCAACCTATTGCTACTGTGCACAGCAACGTCAACCAGGGACTAGAAGAAAATGACCATTTCAACAAATTTGGTATCCCAAGCCAcgacatttctcatccaataaACAACTATGATTCCACGATCGCCGCAATAGGTGAAAACCAGGACGACACATATAACCATTTGAATGAACGTCCTCAACAGAGACGGACTACGGAAAATGTATACGGAGTACAGAACAAAAACGAAACTACAGACATCTACAATCAACTGAATGATCGCCctgaacggaaacacatgatggAAAACATTTATGGACTGCAAGACAAAAACGAAACCGAAAATCAATATGACATAACAGTTGAGAAACCAGGCACGTGCAAAAATATGTCGGAGAATGCTAGTGGGGTTAACTATGATAAAGTTAATAAAAACTGGTAATTATACATTGTATGCTCGTATATGCGATACACACCTACTACTGCCTTTTAACAGCGTTATTGTGCAGAATTCTGTAAC
Proteins encoded in this window:
- the LOC128233781 gene encoding uncharacterized protein LOC128233781; translation: MKCLRFKPNAKSVLSWWQCVQTNPKSIVCSDRPALNETVHDIGTKVGSSAVAGEKCFANNMFPATLRHIESSSISTNKAYWTGIIRMNSMIRTDDTFHTDNPKLYAYVQLNGSRLEVRFDEGSSVTRKSLCETTNFVTTTATATEGHSTSTSKNPEANEDTRTKSKVDQRVPVAEISASVSALVVVGIFIVIVVILRKREWLRCFDDSKTTKANKESTVEYINTDFTESQTRDRPKAYPNQGYSMTEELPISTENKSSGKAHMMYDYVGVNKGPDGGNNPQDVQPIATVHSNVNQGLEENDHFNKFGIPSHDISHPINNYDSTIAAIGENQDDTYNHLNERPQQRRTTENVYGVQNKNETTDIYNQLNDRPERKHMMENIYGLQDKNETENQYDITVEKPGTCKNMSENASGVNYDKVNKNW